The following DNA comes from Gemella massiliensis.
CTATAACAATTTCAGCATTAGGAAACTTATTTCTAATCAACTTCATATAAGGAGTATAAATATCAATACAAATAGCCTTAACATTACTTCTAGCCTCTTTAGAAAATCTGGAAAAATAATTATTTAAAATATACTCAGTTCTACCATCAACTATATCAATAATCTCATGAGTTAAAGCATCTAAAAAAATAAAACTCATACCATTTTTACTATCTTTAGTAAACTTTAACTCATCAAAGCATAAATACTCAGGTAAGGTATTATAGTTAAGAATGTCTACATGGGATTTACATTTATAAAGAGTTCTTATAACAGTATTAACCGATACATTATTCATTTTGGCTATTTGTTTAAAAGATAAAGTATCAGCTAAATCACTCATTATAGAAAACTTAACATTTTTAGAAATACTACAGTATTTATCTACAAAAGAAGTAGTAGCTACAAATTTTTTATTACAAGTTTTACACTTGAAACGTTGCTTTCTTAGTTCCAAATAAGCAGGGATACCTGATATTTTTAATAGATTAATTCTAGTAAGTTCATTAAAGCCGTTTTTAACTACAGTATAACCTTTATTAAGACAACCACAGCATTCACACTTCTTGGGTTTATATGTTAAGGTACCTTTGAATACAAAGTACTTTTGATTATTTTTTATAGTTTCGTTATGTGTTTTCTCAATAGTTATATTTTTATCTTTTATTTGTAGTAGGTTTTTAATGAATTCTCCCTCTTTTATTTCTTTTGTTTTTGTGTTAAAATTATTCATGACAGATATCCTTTCATAGTTTATTTTTTTGCACTTTAATTATATTGGATATTTGTCTTTTTGTATATTAAAAAACAATACGAGGTATGGATTTTCCCCATGCCCCGTATTTATTATACAACCCTTAAACTAAACTCATTTAAGCGTCTTCTTTAACGTACTTTTCGTATTTTCCCGTATAAATCAGGTATATTTTTAGCATTCATTAAAATCATTAAAAATTTTAATTCTTTTTTCCAATGTTCTATTTCTTCTATTAATGCTTCTTTTCCGTTATTGATTAAAATTTCTAAAAATATCCTTGATACTCCGACAGCCTTTGCTCCTAGTGCAAGGCATTTAATCACATCAAGAGGATTTCTAATACCGCCGCTAGCCAGTATATCAATTCTATTTCGGTATTCTTTTGCAATTTCCAAACTTTCTGCTGTAGTTAAACCAATTTCTTCTAAGTAACCGGATTTTTTTTCTCGACGACCATTTTCGATTTTTGCAAAATTTGTTCCGCCCTTTCCACTAATATCAACAGCAGATATGTTTAAGTTTATAGCTAGTTCTATTGTTTCTTTGTTCATACCGAAGCCGGTTTCTTTTAAGATAATAGGTATGGTAGATTTTTCGCTAATCGTTTTTAGTGTGGAATACCATGTTTCAAAATTATGATCTCCTTCAGGCATAATCATTTCTTGGAGTGGATTTGTGTGCATTTGAAGATACTGTGCTTTTGTTTGTTTAATTGCATCTAATATATCATCAACCGATTTATCTAAGCCGAGAT
Coding sequences within:
- the fni gene encoding type 2 isopentenyl-diphosphate Delta-isomerase, whose product is MRKNDHIRLALEDKTILTSLDNYAIDYYSVPRFGLEDVDTCTNICGISWQYPFYINAITAGGKECNKINQDFIEVSKICGIKFFPGSYSPALKNKEDAHAYPKGYSVNLGLDKSVDDILDAIKQTKAQYLQMHTNPLQEMIMPEGDHNFETWYSTLKTISEKSTIPIILKETGFGMNKETIELAINLNISAVDISGKGGTNFAKIENGRREKKSGYLEEIGLTTAESLEIAKEYRNRIDILASGGIRNPLDVIKCLALGAKAVGVSRIFLEILINNGKEALIEEIEHWKKELKFLMILMNAKNIPDLYGKIRKVR
- a CDS encoding ISL3 family transposase is translated as MNNFNTKTKEIKEGEFIKNLLQIKDKNITIEKTHNETIKNNQKYFVFKGTLTYKPKKCECCGCLNKGYTVVKNGFNELTRINLLKISGIPAYLELRKQRFKCKTCNKKFVATTSFVDKYCSISKNVKFSIMSDLADTLSFKQIAKMNNVSVNTVIRTLYKCKSHVDILNYNTLPEYLCFDELKFTKDSKNGMSFIFLDALTHEIIDIVDGRTEYILNNYFSRFSKEARSNVKAICIDIYTPYMKLIRNKFPNAEIVIDRFHIIQNVNRELYSKC